The proteins below come from a single Chrysoperla carnea chromosome 1, inChrCarn1.1, whole genome shotgun sequence genomic window:
- the LOC123305789 gene encoding origin recognition complex subunit 1-like isoform X3 yields the protein MNTSNGDDNKYAIKTLDEDSPLPSQQTLSSKTELSHLLYNKYVYVREDFRNRKSNDLPSNEDNLWKDQSDSSESIGEVISLQNKTHPTSSTVHFHLRPTDEDKNGELSRSTSMPIFEKQTFITTSKETSFKANTSRGTFKKRTDEYLETVNVPLKLSAVDMVSEHTNKHSSKLMVTKNSFILHQRHKYSESVPQDLNESDEAIEMNDNKDNLVTTPFTETKNPDIPSPTPKNKPKPTTSASSILFNLLPIDEVRSYKSTNLVELEPRNTTSKRRRKSNDNGDTPIATMPSKLSLATDSLELMKRKSSAKLPKSGTKIKPKTTKDDNKSLVLMTQNLASVDEQSVENSSTSSDPTNTNKYEDMMNLSDANKIKTKKYKTSRVAIIEDPVNVIHPDSMSNSGATKHLADFNAMNPFSLNHLDVIDKQDVNEPNKYYYPLRLQQKQQQELHQSTSNNSNRLTRKNKTKNNSKKSSSNIVTGITVDNTNLTPQEFIETRNESLKKFQ from the exons atgaatactTCTAATGGGGATGATAATAAATATGCAATTAAAACACTGGATGAAGACTCGCCATTACCAAGTCAACAAACATTGAGTAGTAAAACTGAGTTAAGccatttattgtataataaatatgtttacgtACGTGAAGATTTTCGCAATAGAAAATCAAATGATCTTCCCTCGAATGAAGATAATTTATG gAAAGATCAATCGGACAGTAGTGAATCTATCGGTGAAGTAATAAGCCTGCAAAACAAAACACATCCAACATCTTCAACTGTCCATTTTCATTTAAGACCAACTGATGAAGATAAAAATGGTGAATTATCACGGAGTACCTCTATGCCAATATTTGAAAAGCAAACGTTTATAACTACAtccaaa gaAACCTCATTTAAGGCGAATACTTCTCGTGGTACATTTAAGAAAAGAACAGATGAATATTTGGAAACAGTAAATGTACCACTTAAATTATCTGCTGTTGACATGGTCTCTGAACATACGAATAAACATTCTTCGAAATTAATGGTtactaaaaattcatttattttacatcaaCGTCATAAATATTCTGAATCTGTACCACAAGATCTGAATGAGTCTGATGAAGCCATTGAAATGAATGATAATAAAGACAATTTAGTTACCACACCTTTCACCGAAACAA aaaacccTGATATACCATCTCCAACACCAAAAAACAAACCAAAGCCAACCACGTCAGcaagttcaatattatttaatttacttccAATTGATGAAGTGAGATCGTATAAATCAACAAACCTTGTTGAATTGGAACCAAGAAATACAACATCAAAAAGAAGGCGAAAATCGAATGACAATGGAGATACTCCTATTGCAACAATGCCATCAAAATTATCATTAGCAACCGATTCTCTCGAATTAATGAAACGTAAAAGTTCTGCAAAATTACCAAAAAGTGGGACAAAGATCAAACCAAAGACAACAAAAGACGATAATAAAAGTTTAGTATTGATGACTCAGAATCTTGCTAGTGTTGATGAGCAATCAGTTGAAAATTCTTCAACTAGTTCTg ATCCTACCAATACTAACAAATACGAAGATATGATGAATTTGTCtgatgcaaataaaataaaaactaaaaaatacaaaacatcaCGTGTGGCGATTATTGAAGATCCTGTGAATGTTATACATCCGGATTCAATGTCAAATTCAGGAGCAACCAAACATTTGGCTGATTTTAATGCAATGAATCCATTCTCATTAAATCATTTAGATGTTATTGATAAACAAGATGTTAACGAAccgaataaatattattatccatTACGATTACAGcaaaaacaacaacaagaacTTCATCAATCTACATCAAATAATTCGAATCGATTAACCAGGAAAAATAAgactaaaaataattctaaaaaaagtaGCAGTAATATTGTTACTGGTATTACTGTAGATAATACTAATTTAACACCACAAGAATTTATTGAAACAAGAAATgaatctttgaaaaaatttcaataa
- the LOC123305789 gene encoding uncharacterized protein LOC123305789 isoform X2, with translation MNTSNGDDNKYAIKTLDEDSPLPSQQTLSSKTELSHLLYNKYVYVREDFRNRKSNDLPSNEDNLWKDQSDSSESIGEVISLQNKTHPTSSTVHFHLRPTDEDKNGELSRSTSMPIFEKQTFITTSKANTSRGTFKKRTDEYLETVNVPLKLSAVDMVSEHTNKHSSKLMVTKNSFILHQRHKYSESVPQDLNESDEAIEMNDNKDNLVTTPFTETSLVSFLIVPNKDDDLAKSKLSLVRDSVELIRQKSAVKSKTENPDIPSPTPKNKPKPTTSASSILFNLLPIDEVRSYKSTNLVELEPRNTTSKRRRKSNDNGDTPIATMPSKLSLATDSLELMKRKSSAKLPKSGTKIKPKTTKDDNKSLVLMTQNLASVDEQSVENSSTSSDPTNTNKYEDMMNLSDANKIKTKKYKTSRVAIIEDPVNVIHPDSMSNSGATKHLADFNAMNPFSLNHLDVIDKQDVNEPNKYYYPLRLQQKQQQELHQSTSNNSNRLTRKNKTKNNSKKSSSNIVTGITVDNTNLTPQEFIETRNESLKKFQ, from the exons atgaatactTCTAATGGGGATGATAATAAATATGCAATTAAAACACTGGATGAAGACTCGCCATTACCAAGTCAACAAACATTGAGTAGTAAAACTGAGTTAAGccatttattgtataataaatatgtttacgtACGTGAAGATTTTCGCAATAGAAAATCAAATGATCTTCCCTCGAATGAAGATAATTTATG gAAAGATCAATCGGACAGTAGTGAATCTATCGGTGAAGTAATAAGCCTGCAAAACAAAACACATCCAACATCTTCAACTGTCCATTTTCATTTAAGACCAACTGATGAAGATAAAAATGGTGAATTATCACGGAGTACCTCTATGCCAATATTTGAAAAGCAAACGTTTATAACTACAtccaaa GCGAATACTTCTCGTGGTACATTTAAGAAAAGAACAGATGAATATTTGGAAACAGTAAATGTACCACTTAAATTATCTGCTGTTGACATGGTCTCTGAACATACGAATAAACATTCTTCGAAATTAATGGTtactaaaaattcatttattttacatcaaCGTCATAAATATTCTGAATCTGTACCACAAGATCTGAATGAGTCTGATGAAGCCATTGAAATGAATGATAATAAAGACAATTTAGTTACCACACCTTTCACCGAAACAAGTTTagtatcatttttaattgtgCCAAACAAAGATGACGATTTAGCAAAGTCCAAATTGTCACTAGTACGTGACTCTGTTGAATTGATCAGACAGAAAAGTGCTGTTAAATCAAAAACTG aaaacccTGATATACCATCTCCAACACCAAAAAACAAACCAAAGCCAACCACGTCAGcaagttcaatattatttaatttacttccAATTGATGAAGTGAGATCGTATAAATCAACAAACCTTGTTGAATTGGAACCAAGAAATACAACATCAAAAAGAAGGCGAAAATCGAATGACAATGGAGATACTCCTATTGCAACAATGCCATCAAAATTATCATTAGCAACCGATTCTCTCGAATTAATGAAACGTAAAAGTTCTGCAAAATTACCAAAAAGTGGGACAAAGATCAAACCAAAGACAACAAAAGACGATAATAAAAGTTTAGTATTGATGACTCAGAATCTTGCTAGTGTTGATGAGCAATCAGTTGAAAATTCTTCAACTAGTTCTg ATCCTACCAATACTAACAAATACGAAGATATGATGAATTTGTCtgatgcaaataaaataaaaactaaaaaatacaaaacatcaCGTGTGGCGATTATTGAAGATCCTGTGAATGTTATACATCCGGATTCAATGTCAAATTCAGGAGCAACCAAACATTTGGCTGATTTTAATGCAATGAATCCATTCTCATTAAATCATTTAGATGTTATTGATAAACAAGATGTTAACGAAccgaataaatattattatccatTACGATTACAGcaaaaacaacaacaagaacTTCATCAATCTACATCAAATAATTCGAATCGATTAACCAGGAAAAATAAgactaaaaataattctaaaaaaagtaGCAGTAATATTGTTACTGGTATTACTGTAGATAATACTAATTTAACACCACAAGAATTTATTGAAACAAGAAATgaatctttgaaaaaatttcaataa
- the LOC123305789 gene encoding uncharacterized protein LOC123305789 isoform X1 — translation MNTSNGDDNKYAIKTLDEDSPLPSQQTLSSKTELSHLLYNKYVYVREDFRNRKSNDLPSNEDNLWKDQSDSSESIGEVISLQNKTHPTSSTVHFHLRPTDEDKNGELSRSTSMPIFEKQTFITTSKETSFKANTSRGTFKKRTDEYLETVNVPLKLSAVDMVSEHTNKHSSKLMVTKNSFILHQRHKYSESVPQDLNESDEAIEMNDNKDNLVTTPFTETSLVSFLIVPNKDDDLAKSKLSLVRDSVELIRQKSAVKSKTENPDIPSPTPKNKPKPTTSASSILFNLLPIDEVRSYKSTNLVELEPRNTTSKRRRKSNDNGDTPIATMPSKLSLATDSLELMKRKSSAKLPKSGTKIKPKTTKDDNKSLVLMTQNLASVDEQSVENSSTSSDPTNTNKYEDMMNLSDANKIKTKKYKTSRVAIIEDPVNVIHPDSMSNSGATKHLADFNAMNPFSLNHLDVIDKQDVNEPNKYYYPLRLQQKQQQELHQSTSNNSNRLTRKNKTKNNSKKSSSNIVTGITVDNTNLTPQEFIETRNESLKKFQ, via the exons atgaatactTCTAATGGGGATGATAATAAATATGCAATTAAAACACTGGATGAAGACTCGCCATTACCAAGTCAACAAACATTGAGTAGTAAAACTGAGTTAAGccatttattgtataataaatatgtttacgtACGTGAAGATTTTCGCAATAGAAAATCAAATGATCTTCCCTCGAATGAAGATAATTTATG gAAAGATCAATCGGACAGTAGTGAATCTATCGGTGAAGTAATAAGCCTGCAAAACAAAACACATCCAACATCTTCAACTGTCCATTTTCATTTAAGACCAACTGATGAAGATAAAAATGGTGAATTATCACGGAGTACCTCTATGCCAATATTTGAAAAGCAAACGTTTATAACTACAtccaaa gaAACCTCATTTAAGGCGAATACTTCTCGTGGTACATTTAAGAAAAGAACAGATGAATATTTGGAAACAGTAAATGTACCACTTAAATTATCTGCTGTTGACATGGTCTCTGAACATACGAATAAACATTCTTCGAAATTAATGGTtactaaaaattcatttattttacatcaaCGTCATAAATATTCTGAATCTGTACCACAAGATCTGAATGAGTCTGATGAAGCCATTGAAATGAATGATAATAAAGACAATTTAGTTACCACACCTTTCACCGAAACAAGTTTagtatcatttttaattgtgCCAAACAAAGATGACGATTTAGCAAAGTCCAAATTGTCACTAGTACGTGACTCTGTTGAATTGATCAGACAGAAAAGTGCTGTTAAATCAAAAACTG aaaacccTGATATACCATCTCCAACACCAAAAAACAAACCAAAGCCAACCACGTCAGcaagttcaatattatttaatttacttccAATTGATGAAGTGAGATCGTATAAATCAACAAACCTTGTTGAATTGGAACCAAGAAATACAACATCAAAAAGAAGGCGAAAATCGAATGACAATGGAGATACTCCTATTGCAACAATGCCATCAAAATTATCATTAGCAACCGATTCTCTCGAATTAATGAAACGTAAAAGTTCTGCAAAATTACCAAAAAGTGGGACAAAGATCAAACCAAAGACAACAAAAGACGATAATAAAAGTTTAGTATTGATGACTCAGAATCTTGCTAGTGTTGATGAGCAATCAGTTGAAAATTCTTCAACTAGTTCTg ATCCTACCAATACTAACAAATACGAAGATATGATGAATTTGTCtgatgcaaataaaataaaaactaaaaaatacaaaacatcaCGTGTGGCGATTATTGAAGATCCTGTGAATGTTATACATCCGGATTCAATGTCAAATTCAGGAGCAACCAAACATTTGGCTGATTTTAATGCAATGAATCCATTCTCATTAAATCATTTAGATGTTATTGATAAACAAGATGTTAACGAAccgaataaatattattatccatTACGATTACAGcaaaaacaacaacaagaacTTCATCAATCTACATCAAATAATTCGAATCGATTAACCAGGAAAAATAAgactaaaaataattctaaaaaaagtaGCAGTAATATTGTTACTGGTATTACTGTAGATAATACTAATTTAACACCACAAGAATTTATTGAAACAAGAAATgaatctttgaaaaaatttcaataa